The following are encoded in a window of Primulina eburnea isolate SZY01 chromosome 4, ASM2296580v1, whole genome shotgun sequence genomic DNA:
- the LOC140829910 gene encoding uncharacterized protein isoform X2, which yields MDDWDAQKMLDKYIHDYMIRKNLHTAAEIFANEADISPEPAAVNPPEGFLTEWWSLFWDVYSAKLPNPEETKDSSDKNVGSVSQRPDMNHMLPSVCPQQPTPRLPDFLQNVYSTVIPRLDMGNTLQSAPPTMISRQELNWNGLGLPPVLDTTIGQEQPVTNWISENMSEQKRLMLSARDLNFNARLLNVDRLSEQERLMLSAGDLNFNARLLNVDQLASLPPFSINSRYLQKRVPQKPQRSVLTNGRSCTYVGGSSAAKAVPHGELKLKRPKTEPDDAGRDNENEHVSSGGWPSSDDISYSVEQSVGKHIFTNLGSCPLVDDGLNGKDLQSRQIATSMDPLDSYIKSFFSNEEVPNDISSSFCTSQRSSLSRVEFQPKAN from the exons ATGGACGACTGGGATGCGCAGAAGAT GCTCGACAAATACATTCATGattacatgatcaggaagaacTTGCACACGGCTGCTGAGATTTTCGCCAACGAGGCTGATATTTCCCCCGAACCTGCTG CTGTCAATCCTCCTGAAGGATTTCTGACAGAATGGTGGTCCTTATTTTGGGATGTATACTCCGCCAAACTTCCAAATCCCGAGGAAACGAAAGACTCCTCTGACAAG AACGTTGGTTCAGTGTCGCAAAGGCCAGATATGAATCATATGCTACCGAGTGTCTGTCCCCAACAGCCAACGCCGAGACTTCCTGATTTTCTACAAAATGTCTATTCAACAGTAATACCAAGGCTAGATATGGGGAATACGCTGCAAAGTGCTCCTCCAACAATGATATCAAGGCAAGAACTGAACTGGAATGGTCTTGGACTGCCTCCAGTGTTGGACACCACCATAGGCCAAGAGCAACCGGTAACAAATTGGATATCCGAAAATATGTCAGAGCAAAAGCGTCTCATGCTCTCTGCCAGGGACTTGAACTTTAACGCACGGCTTCTTAATGTTGATCGATTGTCAGAACAAGAGCGTCTCATGCTCTCTGCCGGGGACTTGAACTTTAACGCACGGCTTCTTAATGTTGATCAATTAGCAAGCTTGCCGCCATTTTCAATTAACTCCCG TTATCTCCAGAAGAGAGTACCACAGAAGCCTCAGCGCTCTGTTCTCACA AATGGCAGGTCTTGTACGTATGTGGGGGGCTCCTCAGCTGCAAAGGCAGTGCCTCATGGAGAGTTGAAACTGAAACGACCTAAAACCGAACCTGATGATGCTG GAAGGGACAATGAAAATGAACATGTTTCATCTGGTGGTTGGCCTTCCAGT GATGATATATCTTACTCGGTGGAACAATCGGTGGGAAAGCATATATTTACCAATTTGGGTAGTTGTCCTCTTGTTGATGATGGCTTAAATGGAAAAGATTTGCAA AGTCGTCAGATAGCAACAAGCATGGATCCTTTGGATAGTTACATCAAATCTTTTTTCTCAAATGAAGAAGTCCCGAATGACATAAGCTCTTCTTTTTGTACTTCGCAACGAAGTTCTCTATCTCGAGTAGAATTTCAGCCAAAAG CCAATTGA
- the LOC140829088 gene encoding small ribosomal subunit protein uS5c isoform X2: MSAAAASLSAALSSVSLHYHRERIPSRDSFSRPLFQSSKLSFSVQSKSQNLTPPKASDPETTYFDTDDPDGVYTFSPPERPEGFIPPPSFDEGPIESEEDIARAYEELYGPAYSGETFLGNDVYVMDSKVKKRTGLGSQTKKEKVRDGFDERVVQVRRVTKVVKGGKQLHFRAVVVVGDKQGNVGVGVGKAKEVVAAVQKSAINARRNIITVPMTKYKTFPHRSEADYGAAKVMLRPASPGTGVIAGGSVRIVLEMAGVENALGKQLGSNNALNNARATVVAVQQMRQFSEVAEERGIPMEELWK; this comes from the exons ATGTCTGCCGCCGCGGCCTCCCTGTCCGCCGCACTCTCCTCTGTCTCCCTCCACTACCATCGTGAACGAATTCCATCTCGTGATTCTTTTTCACGACCTCTTTTCCAATCCTCAAAACTATCTTTCTCCGTCCAATCAAAATCTCAGAACCTCACTCCACCCAAGGCCTCCGACCCTGAAACCACGTACTTCGATACCGATGATCCCGACGGGGTCTATACATTCAGTCCTCCCGAGCGCCCTGAAGGCTTCATACCACCACCTTCATTTGATGAAGGTCCCATCGAATCAGAAGAAGACATCGCCAGAGCCTATGAGGAGCTTTACGGGCCTGCTTATAGCGGCGAAACGTTCCTGGGTAATGATGTGTACGTAATGGACTCTAAGGTGAAGAAAAGAACTGGGCTCGGGTCCCAGACGAAGAAAGAGAAGGTGAGAGATGGATTTGATGAGAGAGTTGTTCAGGTTAGGAGGGTGACTAAGGTGGTCAAGGGAGGGAAACAGCTGCATTTCAGGGCAGTTGTGGTGGTGGGCGATAAGCAAGGGAATGTCGGAGTTGGTGTGGGCAAGGCAAAGGAGGTTGTTGCTGCTGTTCAGAAATCGGCTATTAATGCTCGCAGGAATATTATAACAGTGCCTATGACCAAATACAAGACATTTCCTCACAG ATCAGAAGCAGACTATGGGGCAGCTAAGGTGATGCTTAGACCTGCTTCCCCTGGTACAGGTGTCATTGCTGGAGGCTCGGTGAGGATTGTTTTAGAGATGGCTGGTGTTGAGAACGCTCTGGGAAAGCAGCTTGGCAGCAACAATGCTCTAAACAATGCCAGAGCCACGGTTGTTGCTGTACAACAGATGAGACAATTCAGTGAAGTCGCTGAAGAGCGTGGCATCCCAATGGAAGAATTGTGGAAGTGA
- the LOC140829910 gene encoding uncharacterized protein isoform X1, with the protein MDDWDAQKMLDKYIHDYMIRKNLHTAAEIFANEADISPEPAAVNPPEGFLTEWWSLFWDVYSAKLPNPEETKDSSDKNVGSVSQRPDMNHMLPSVCPQQPTPRLPDFLQNVYSTVIPRLDMGNTLQSAPPTMISRQELNWNGLGLPPVLDTTIGQEQPVTNWISENMSEQKRLMLSARDLNFNARLLNVDRLSEQERLMLSAGDLNFNARLLNVDQLASLPPFSINSRYLQKRVPQKPQRSVLTNGRSCTYVGGSSAAKAVPHGELKLKRPKTEPDDAGRDNENEHVSSGGWPSSQDDISYSVEQSVGKHIFTNLGSCPLVDDGLNGKDLQSRQIATSMDPLDSYIKSFFSNEEVPNDISSSFCTSQRSSLSRVEFQPKAN; encoded by the exons ATGGACGACTGGGATGCGCAGAAGAT GCTCGACAAATACATTCATGattacatgatcaggaagaacTTGCACACGGCTGCTGAGATTTTCGCCAACGAGGCTGATATTTCCCCCGAACCTGCTG CTGTCAATCCTCCTGAAGGATTTCTGACAGAATGGTGGTCCTTATTTTGGGATGTATACTCCGCCAAACTTCCAAATCCCGAGGAAACGAAAGACTCCTCTGACAAG AACGTTGGTTCAGTGTCGCAAAGGCCAGATATGAATCATATGCTACCGAGTGTCTGTCCCCAACAGCCAACGCCGAGACTTCCTGATTTTCTACAAAATGTCTATTCAACAGTAATACCAAGGCTAGATATGGGGAATACGCTGCAAAGTGCTCCTCCAACAATGATATCAAGGCAAGAACTGAACTGGAATGGTCTTGGACTGCCTCCAGTGTTGGACACCACCATAGGCCAAGAGCAACCGGTAACAAATTGGATATCCGAAAATATGTCAGAGCAAAAGCGTCTCATGCTCTCTGCCAGGGACTTGAACTTTAACGCACGGCTTCTTAATGTTGATCGATTGTCAGAACAAGAGCGTCTCATGCTCTCTGCCGGGGACTTGAACTTTAACGCACGGCTTCTTAATGTTGATCAATTAGCAAGCTTGCCGCCATTTTCAATTAACTCCCG TTATCTCCAGAAGAGAGTACCACAGAAGCCTCAGCGCTCTGTTCTCACA AATGGCAGGTCTTGTACGTATGTGGGGGGCTCCTCAGCTGCAAAGGCAGTGCCTCATGGAGAGTTGAAACTGAAACGACCTAAAACCGAACCTGATGATGCTG GAAGGGACAATGAAAATGAACATGTTTCATCTGGTGGTTGGCCTTCCAGT CAGGATGATATATCTTACTCGGTGGAACAATCGGTGGGAAAGCATATATTTACCAATTTGGGTAGTTGTCCTCTTGTTGATGATGGCTTAAATGGAAAAGATTTGCAA AGTCGTCAGATAGCAACAAGCATGGATCCTTTGGATAGTTACATCAAATCTTTTTTCTCAAATGAAGAAGTCCCGAATGACATAAGCTCTTCTTTTTGTACTTCGCAACGAAGTTCTCTATCTCGAGTAGAATTTCAGCCAAAAG CCAATTGA
- the LOC140829911 gene encoding uncharacterized protein — MEKNSSEGDLKHEEDQQQNDPRRLMAAVNHQEHPTPLPPKKCPRCDSGNTKFCYYNNYSLSQPRYFCKSCRRYWTDGGALRNVPVGGGCRKNKRPKPSHAVTSSGEAPRTGSSLPSISTHNMTGMISGQPVRPFPPALPPMSSFYSGGPFLSSLAAMQSFMQQPMIGTSQGPGVNFASSSRFSVGGGPAAGCGNAAPLPGIYLPSLKPQAPQQFNAQNGFYQSHQSMVNPSNPVLNSWTQAVTHRKAGNISSASPSFWGGGAGDVTGNLMAIPSMNPNPWSENDLPGYDPSQ; from the coding sequence ATGGAGAAAAACAGTAGTGAAGGGGATTTGAAGCATGAGGAAGATCAGCAGCAGAATGATCCCAGGAGGCTTATGGCGGCGGTGAACCACCAAGAACACCCAACTCCATTGCCGCCCAAGAAATGCCCGCGGTGTGACTCGGGTAACACCAAGTTTTGTTATTACAACAATTACAGCCTCTCCCAGCCGCGCTATTTCTGCAAATCATGCAGGAGGTACTGGACAGACGGAGGGGCACTGAGGAATGTACCCGTCGGCGGTGGTTGCAGGAAGAACAAGCGCCCCAAGCCCTCTCACGCGGTTACGAGCAGCGGTGAGGCTCCAAGAACCGGATCTTCGTTGCCCTCGATATCGACCCATAATATGACTGGTATGATTTCGGGTCAACCTGTCAGGCCTTTCCCACCGGCACTTCCACCCATGAGTTCTTTCTACTCCGGGGGTCCGTTTTTGTCATCATTGGCTGCCATGCAATCCTTTATGCAGCAACCAATGATCGGGACCAGTCAAGGCCCGGGGGTGAATTTTGCTAGCAGCAGCCGATTCAGCGTAGGAGGCGGCCCTGCTGCTGGTTGCGGAAATGCTGCGCCTCTTCCAGGGATTTATCTTCCATCCTTGAAACCGCAGGCGCCGCAACAATTTAATgcacaaaatggattttatcaatcGCATCAAAGCATGGTCAACCCTTCAAACCCTGTGCTGAATTCTTGGACCCAAGCCGTCACCCACAGAAAAGCAGGCAATATATCATCAGCGAGCCCCAGTTTCTGGGGTGGTGGTGCAGGAGACGTCACCGGAAATCTTATGGCCATTCCTTCCATGAATCCGAATCCTTGGTCTGAAAATGATCTTCCAGGCTACGATCCATCTCAATAA
- the LOC140829089 gene encoding squamosa promoter-binding protein 1 — protein METSRDEGKRMIKVPGYDEEGEEEIEAGDDNKKKRASSASGKKASSLGGSSQRTCQVEECTFDLTNAKSYHRRHKVCEFHAKAPVVLIFGLYQRFCQQCSRFHELSEFDEAKRSCRRRLAGHNERRRKSSLDSH, from the exons ATGGAAACGAGCAGAGATGAAGGAAAGAGGATGATCAAAGTACCTGGATATGATGAGGAAGGTGAAGAAGAAATAGAAGCCGGCGATGATAACAAGAAAAAACGAGCTTCAAGTGCCTCAGGGAAAAAAGCATCGAGCTTGGGAGGATCATCACAGCGAACTTGTCAGGTCGAAGAGTGCACTTTTGACTTGACTAATGCCAAGTCTTACCATCGGCGGcataaagtttgtgaatttcatGCCAAGGCTCCAGTAGTTCTTATTTTTGGGCTTTATCAACGATTCTGCCAGCAGTGCAGCAG GTTCCACGAGCTGTCGGAGTTTGATGAAGCTAAAAGAAGTTGCCGCAGGCGTCTGGCAGGACATAATGAGCGCCGCCGCAAGAGCTCATTAGATTCTCACTGA
- the LOC140829088 gene encoding small ribosomal subunit protein uS5c isoform X1, which translates to MSAAAASLSAALSSVSLHYHRERIPSRDSFSRPLFQSSKLSFSVQSKSQNLTPPKASDPETTYFDTDDPDGVYTFSPPERPEGFIPPPSFDEGPIESEEDIARAYEELYGPAYSGETFLGNDVYVMDSKVKKRTGLGSQTKKEKVRDGFDERVVQVRRVTKVVKGGKQLHFRAVVVVGDKQGNVGVGVGKAKEVVAAVQKSAINARRNIITVPMTKYKTFPHSSDGRSEADYGAAKVMLRPASPGTGVIAGGSVRIVLEMAGVENALGKQLGSNNALNNARATVVAVQQMRQFSEVAEERGIPMEELWK; encoded by the exons ATGTCTGCCGCCGCGGCCTCCCTGTCCGCCGCACTCTCCTCTGTCTCCCTCCACTACCATCGTGAACGAATTCCATCTCGTGATTCTTTTTCACGACCTCTTTTCCAATCCTCAAAACTATCTTTCTCCGTCCAATCAAAATCTCAGAACCTCACTCCACCCAAGGCCTCCGACCCTGAAACCACGTACTTCGATACCGATGATCCCGACGGGGTCTATACATTCAGTCCTCCCGAGCGCCCTGAAGGCTTCATACCACCACCTTCATTTGATGAAGGTCCCATCGAATCAGAAGAAGACATCGCCAGAGCCTATGAGGAGCTTTACGGGCCTGCTTATAGCGGCGAAACGTTCCTGGGTAATGATGTGTACGTAATGGACTCTAAGGTGAAGAAAAGAACTGGGCTCGGGTCCCAGACGAAGAAAGAGAAGGTGAGAGATGGATTTGATGAGAGAGTTGTTCAGGTTAGGAGGGTGACTAAGGTGGTCAAGGGAGGGAAACAGCTGCATTTCAGGGCAGTTGTGGTGGTGGGCGATAAGCAAGGGAATGTCGGAGTTGGTGTGGGCAAGGCAAAGGAGGTTGTTGCTGCTGTTCAGAAATCGGCTATTAATGCTCGCAGGAATATTATAACAGTGCCTATGACCAAATACAAGACATTTCCTCACAG TTCCGATGGCAGATCAGAAGCAGACTATGGGGCAGCTAAGGTGATGCTTAGACCTGCTTCCCCTGGTACAGGTGTCATTGCTGGAGGCTCGGTGAGGATTGTTTTAGAGATGGCTGGTGTTGAGAACGCTCTGGGAAAGCAGCTTGGCAGCAACAATGCTCTAAACAATGCCAGAGCCACGGTTGTTGCTGTACAACAGATGAGACAATTCAGTGAAGTCGCTGAAGAGCGTGGCATCCCAATGGAAGAATTGTGGAAGTGA